One window from the genome of Thermodesulfobacteriota bacterium encodes:
- a CDS encoding 3-hydroxyacyl-CoA dehydrogenase/enoyl-CoA hydratase family protein translates to MRQRIRKAAVLGAGVMGSAIAAHLANVGIPSFLLDIVPSELSEAEKKKGLTTESPEFRNRFSIQGKKNIQEIKPAPLYLKEDAELITVGNFEDHLSWISEADWVIEAIVENLNLKRELFRKALPFLKERTVISSNTSGISIQKMCEGFPSDFEERFLGTHFFNPPRYMKLLEIIPARSTSKAVLQQMAEVGEKMLGKGVVFAKDTPNFIGNRIGAFAGAVTMRIAMEEGYLIEEIDQVTGPAIGRTKLATYKLADLVGLDVMSHVSKNLYENLSDEKEKEFFKPSPLIEQMIKNQWLGQKTKQGFYKRIKERGREETLVLDYEKMEYRPQKKVTFPSVEACKNIEDVRERLRTMVNSPDRGGQLAWKILKKTFLYAAEKAPEISDDIVSIDRAMRWGYNWELGPFEQWDAIGLKPSVERMAKEGEAIPPLVERLLGKGYSSFYEKKEGRVSYFDFGRGQYQILEEKPEIILLSSLKERQRTVLSNPGASLIDLGDGVACLEFHSKMNTIGADTIQMIRDALKEVEEKFEGLVIGNQAENFSVGANLMLLLFEIQDENWDDIDLMVKAFQDALMAVKYFEKPVVAAPLGMTLAGGCEICLACCAIRAAAETYMGLVEVGVGLIPAGGGTKEMLLRSIEHIPPEVDADHLPFVRRAFETVAMAKVSTSAKEAQKLGYMRPTDRISINRDYLIHDAKQTVLQLVKENYRPPRPKKIKVMGERGLALMKMGLFYMREGGYISEYDEHIAKKVAYIMSGGNLPDGTEVTEQYLLDLEREAFLSLCGEAKTQERIEYMLKTGKPLRN, encoded by the coding sequence ATGAGACAGAGAATCAGAAAGGCGGCGGTTTTGGGAGCAGGGGTGATGGGCAGTGCGATTGCGGCCCATTTGGCCAACGTGGGGATCCCTTCCTTCCTGCTCGATATCGTCCCATCGGAGCTCAGCGAAGCGGAGAAGAAAAAAGGGCTGACGACCGAAAGCCCCGAATTCAGAAACCGTTTTTCCATCCAGGGGAAGAAGAACATCCAGGAGATCAAACCCGCCCCTCTTTACCTCAAAGAGGATGCCGAGCTGATTACCGTGGGCAACTTCGAGGACCATCTCTCGTGGATCTCGGAGGCCGACTGGGTGATCGAGGCGATCGTCGAAAATCTCAACCTGAAGAGGGAGCTTTTCAGAAAGGCGCTCCCCTTCTTAAAGGAAAGGACCGTGATCAGCTCCAACACCTCCGGCATCTCCATCCAGAAGATGTGCGAGGGGTTTCCCTCCGATTTCGAGGAGCGGTTCTTGGGGACTCACTTCTTCAACCCTCCCCGTTACATGAAGCTTCTTGAGATCATCCCTGCCCGATCGACCTCCAAAGCGGTCCTCCAGCAGATGGCCGAGGTGGGGGAGAAGATGCTGGGCAAGGGCGTGGTTTTCGCAAAGGATACGCCCAATTTCATCGGCAATCGCATCGGCGCCTTTGCCGGTGCCGTGACGATGAGGATCGCGATGGAGGAAGGCTACCTCATCGAGGAGATCGATCAGGTCACCGGGCCGGCCATCGGGAGGACCAAGCTGGCGACCTACAAACTGGCCGACCTGGTCGGCCTCGATGTCATGTCCCATGTTTCCAAGAACCTCTATGAGAACCTCTCGGACGAGAAGGAGAAAGAGTTTTTCAAACCCTCCCCTCTCATCGAACAGATGATCAAAAACCAGTGGTTGGGTCAGAAGACCAAACAGGGTTTTTATAAGAGGATCAAGGAGAGAGGAAGAGAGGAGACCCTGGTGCTCGATTATGAAAAGATGGAGTACCGCCCTCAGAAGAAGGTCACTTTCCCATCCGTGGAGGCCTGCAAAAACATCGAGGACGTTCGGGAGCGGCTGAGGACGATGGTCAACAGCCCGGATCGCGGCGGACAGCTTGCCTGGAAGATCTTGAAGAAGACCTTCCTCTATGCGGCCGAGAAAGCTCCCGAGATCTCGGATGACATCGTCAGCATCGACCGGGCCATGCGATGGGGATATAACTGGGAACTGGGGCCCTTCGAACAGTGGGATGCCATCGGCTTGAAGCCATCGGTCGAACGAATGGCCAAGGAAGGGGAGGCCATCCCTCCGCTCGTCGAGAGGCTCCTCGGTAAGGGGTATTCCTCTTTTTACGAGAAGAAGGAGGGCCGTGTCTCTTATTTCGACTTCGGAAGGGGACAATATCAAATTCTCGAAGAGAAGCCCGAGATCATTCTCCTCTCCAGCCTGAAGGAGCGGCAGAGGACCGTCCTTTCCAACCCAGGGGCAAGCCTCATCGACCTGGGCGATGGCGTGGCCTGCCTCGAATTCCACTCGAAGATGAATACCATCGGCGCGGACACCATCCAGATGATCCGGGACGCTCTGAAGGAGGTCGAGGAGAAGTTCGAGGGCCTGGTCATCGGCAATCAGGCCGAAAACTTTTCGGTCGGGGCCAACCTGATGCTCCTCCTCTTTGAGATTCAGGATGAGAACTGGGACGACATCGACCTGATGGTCAAGGCCTTCCAGGACGCCCTGATGGCGGTGAAGTATTTTGAAAAGCCCGTGGTGGCAGCCCCCCTCGGGATGACCCTGGCCGGCGGATGCGAGATCTGCCTGGCCTGTTGCGCCATTCGGGCGGCTGCGGAGACCTATATGGGTCTCGTCGAGGTGGGGGTGGGGTTGATCCCGGCCGGCGGAGGGACGAAGGAGATGCTCCTCAGGTCGATCGAGCACATCCCTCCAGAGGTGGATGCGGATCACCTTCCCTTTGTGAGGCGGGCCTTTGAAACCGTGGCCATGGCCAAGGTGTCGACGAGCGCCAAGGAGGCCCAGAAACTGGGCTATATGAGGCCCACCGATCGGATCTCCATCAACCGGGATTATTTGATCCACGACGCCAAACAGACCGTGCTCCAGTTGGTTAAGGAGAATTACCGCCCCCCGCGGCCAAAGAAGATCAAGGTGATGGGCGAGAGGGGCCTGGCCTTGATGAAGATGGGCCTCTTCTACATGAGGGAAGGAGGTTATATCAGCGAATACGACGAGCACATTGCCAAGAAGGTAGCCTACATCATGTCGGGAGGCAATCTCCCGGATGGAACCGAAGTGACCGAACAGTATCTCCTCGATCTGGAACGGGAGGCCTTTCTGAGCCTCTGCGGCGAGGCCAAGACGCAGGAGCGGATCGAATACATGTTGAAGACAGGAAAACCGCTCCGGAATTGA
- a CDS encoding DUF3617 domain-containing protein: MKKVGLALVMGLAVLFLGGMTSAQNMKEGLWEITMTMEMPGMPVKMPPQTSSHCLTKKDMVPQKAEPGQECKLIKHEVKGDTVTWLMECKTREGAATFDGKVTYKGETFDGLIKMKQGGMEMTQNLKGKWVGKCPK; this comes from the coding sequence ATGAAGAAGGTCGGTCTGGCGCTGGTGATGGGGTTAGCGGTCCTGTTCTTAGGGGGTATGACCTCCGCCCAGAACATGAAGGAGGGTCTCTGGGAGATCACGATGACGATGGAGATGCCGGGGATGCCCGTGAAGATGCCTCCCCAGACTTCTTCCCATTGTCTGACCAAAAAGGACATGGTCCCCCAGAAGGCTGAGCCCGGGCAGGAGTGTAAATTGATCAAACATGAGGTGAAAGGAGACACGGTCACCTGGCTGATGGAGTGCAAAACGAGGGAAGGAGCGGCCACTTTTGACGGCAAGGTCACTTACAAAGGAGAGACCTTCGACGGCCTGATCAAGATGAAGCAGGGGGGCATGGAGATGACCCAGAACCTCAAAGGCAAATGGGTCGGAAAATGTCCCAAATAA
- a CDS encoding cytoplasmic protein → MRPSNFEEFEATSLYCPRCKRAVPVRKRLLLVLPEGDEFEYLCAYCSSSVGTKIDKNAPQIELVLKP, encoded by the coding sequence ATGAGACCATCCAATTTCGAAGAGTTCGAGGCGACCTCTCTATACTGCCCGAGGTGCAAAAGGGCGGTTCCGGTGCGAAAGAGACTCCTTCTGGTCTTGCCCGAGGGCGACGAATTCGAATACCTCTGTGCCTACTGTTCTTCCTCCGTCGGGACCAAGATCGATAAGAACGCCCCCCAGATCGAGCTGGTCTTGAAACCTTAA
- a CDS encoding heavy metal translocating P-type ATPase produces MRTGDPEGKLERVDLPIAGMSCASCAARIEKGLASLEGVSQATVNFASERATVFFDPGKIEIPALIQKVADLGYSAKVEKITLPIQGMTCASCVSRVEKGLRAVKGVLSVNVNLATQRATLEFLPGTVSIRDLRDTVAALGYRVVETDREASGLGEEDLLERERLEREAELVRLKRKFWAGAALFVPILALMYGAGILERRLGLEREMNFFLQFLFATPVQFWAGAQFYVGFLKAIRNKTSDMNTLIAVGTSAAYLYSLVVTFASHWIMVEGLRLEVYFDTSSAIIVLILLGRFFEARARGRTSEAIKRLIGLQPKTARVVRNGMERDIPVGEVIVGDRIVVRPGEKIPVDGVVIEGHSSVDESMVTGESLPVEKKIGDRVIGATINKTGTFVFEATRVGKETVLAQIIRLVQEAQGSKPPIARLVDVIASYFVPIVIAIALLTFILWSLFGPPPALTYAFLNSIAVLIIACPCALGLATPTSIMVGTGKGAEFGILIRGAEALESAQRLDTIVLDKTGTLTRGVPTVTDIVASPPFSEKEILTLAASAERRSEHPLGGAILQKANEAGLTLLDPVDFQAIAGHGIEAMIDSKKVILGNMRLMEERGIGLNGWKEHWETLSGQGKTVMFLAVDGKAAGLIAVADTLKEGSKEAVSSLQRMGLEVVMLTGDHERTALAIARQAGIERVLAGVLPEKKAEEVRRLQAEGRKVGMVGDGINDAPALAQADVGMAIGTGTDVAIEASDITLIGGDLRGVATAIALSKATVRNIKQNLFWAFAYNTVLIPVAAGALFPFFGILLDPILAAGAMAFSSVTVVSNALRLRRFKPPLR; encoded by the coding sequence GTGAGAACGGGTGATCCGGAGGGCAAGCTTGAGCGGGTGGATCTTCCCATCGCAGGCATGAGCTGTGCCAGTTGTGCGGCGAGGATTGAAAAGGGACTGGCCAGCCTCGAAGGGGTATCCCAGGCCACGGTCAATTTTGCCTCAGAGAGGGCAACGGTCTTCTTCGATCCAGGCAAAATAGAGATCCCTGCCTTGATTCAGAAGGTGGCAGACCTTGGTTACAGCGCAAAGGTGGAGAAGATCACCCTACCCATCCAGGGCATGACCTGTGCCTCCTGTGTCAGCCGGGTGGAAAAGGGACTCCGTGCGGTCAAAGGGGTCCTCTCGGTCAACGTCAACCTCGCCACTCAGAGGGCGACCCTCGAATTCCTCCCCGGGACCGTTTCGATCCGGGATCTGAGAGATACCGTGGCTGCGCTCGGTTATCGGGTGGTGGAGACCGACCGGGAGGCCTCAGGTTTGGGAGAAGAAGACCTCCTCGAACGGGAGAGGCTTGAAAGGGAAGCCGAACTGGTCAGGCTGAAAAGGAAGTTTTGGGCGGGGGCCGCCCTCTTCGTTCCCATCCTGGCCCTCATGTATGGAGCGGGGATCCTTGAGAGAAGGCTGGGCCTCGAGAGGGAGATGAACTTCTTCCTCCAGTTCCTGTTTGCCACGCCTGTTCAGTTCTGGGCAGGGGCGCAGTTTTATGTCGGTTTCTTGAAGGCGATCCGGAACAAGACGAGCGATATGAACACCTTGATCGCGGTGGGAACCTCGGCCGCCTATCTCTACAGCCTTGTCGTCACCTTTGCCTCCCATTGGATCATGGTCGAAGGCCTGAGGCTTGAAGTCTACTTCGATACCTCGTCGGCCATCATCGTCCTCATCCTCCTCGGAAGATTCTTCGAGGCGAGGGCCAGGGGAAGGACCTCAGAGGCGATCAAAAGATTGATCGGCCTTCAGCCGAAGACCGCCCGTGTGGTCCGAAACGGGATGGAAAGAGACATTCCGGTCGGCGAGGTGATTGTGGGTGACAGGATCGTGGTCCGCCCCGGGGAGAAGATCCCGGTGGATGGGGTCGTCATCGAAGGCCACTCCTCCGTGGACGAGTCGATGGTGACAGGAGAGTCTCTGCCCGTCGAAAAGAAGATCGGGGACCGGGTGATCGGTGCGACGATCAACAAAACAGGGACCTTCGTCTTTGAAGCGACCCGGGTGGGGAAGGAGACGGTTTTGGCTCAGATCATCCGTCTGGTCCAGGAGGCCCAGGGGTCCAAGCCTCCGATCGCCCGGCTGGTCGACGTGATCGCCAGTTATTTCGTCCCGATCGTCATCGCCATCGCCCTCCTCACCTTCATCCTCTGGTCCCTTTTCGGCCCTCCTCCGGCCCTCACCTATGCCTTTCTCAACTCCATCGCCGTCTTGATCATCGCCTGCCCCTGCGCCCTCGGTCTGGCCACTCCCACCTCGATCATGGTCGGGACGGGAAAGGGGGCAGAATTTGGGATATTGATCCGTGGGGCAGAGGCCCTCGAATCAGCCCAGCGGCTCGACACCATCGTCCTGGACAAGACAGGGACGTTGACGCGAGGGGTTCCGACCGTCACCGACATCGTGGCCTCTCCACCCTTTTCGGAGAAAGAGATACTGACCCTGGCGGCCTCTGCCGAAAGGAGGTCAGAACATCCCCTTGGAGGGGCAATCCTGCAGAAGGCGAACGAGGCGGGATTGACCCTCCTCGATCCGGTGGACTTTCAGGCCATCGCAGGTCATGGCATCGAGGCGATGATCGACTCCAAGAAGGTGATCCTCGGCAATATGCGGTTGATGGAAGAGAGGGGGATCGGGCTCAACGGATGGAAGGAGCATTGGGAAACCCTCTCCGGACAGGGGAAGACGGTGATGTTTCTGGCCGTGGACGGTAAGGCGGCGGGCCTGATAGCGGTAGCCGACACCCTGAAAGAAGGCTCGAAGGAGGCTGTCTCTTCGTTACAGCGGATGGGTCTGGAGGTCGTGATGCTGACGGGCGATCATGAACGGACAGCCCTGGCCATCGCCCGTCAGGCGGGTATCGAACGGGTCCTTGCCGGAGTTCTTCCGGAGAAGAAGGCCGAAGAGGTGAGAAGGCTCCAGGCCGAGGGAAGGAAGGTCGGCATGGTGGGCGATGGAATCAACGATGCCCCTGCCCTGGCCCAAGCCGATGTGGGCATGGCCATCGGTACCGGAACGGATGTGGCGATCGAGGCCTCGGACATCACCCTCATCGGAGGGGATTTAAGGGGTGTGGCCACGGCCATTGCCCTCAGCAAGGCCACTGTCCGAAACATCAAGCAGAACCTCTTCTGGGCCTTTGCCTACAACACGGTCCTCATCCCAGTGGCTGCCGGTGCGCTCTTTCCCTTCTTCGGGATCCTCCTCGACCCCATCCTGGCCGCCGGGGCCATGGCCTTCTCCTCGGTGACGGTCGTCTCGAATGCCTTGAGATTGAGGAGGTTTAAGCCGCCCCTTCGTTGA
- a CDS encoding acyl-CoA dehydrogenase family protein codes for MDDFIKGGSFLLESISPQDVFTPEEFSEEQRLIGKAAMEFVTGELEPVKEEVETQKEGLLPGLLKKAGELGFLSGDIPEEYGGQALDKVSIILLMEKLAQGGGSFMTAYAVHTGIGSLPIIFFGNKDQKRRYLPKIATGEILTAYALTEPEAGSDALNAKTTAVLSPDGKYYILNGQKQFISNAGFADLFVTYAKVDGTKFTSFIVERKFEGVSLDEEENKMGMKGSSTRSVIFTDAKVPVENVLGEIGRGHVVAFNTLNIGRFKLGGGCLGASKYALQGAVTYAKQRVQFGRPIAEFGMIKHKIAEMAIRTFTTESMVYRTAALIDRILQKIDHNAEDAGIQMANGIEEYAIEDSINKVYSSEMADYIVDEALQIHGGYGYIHDYEIERGYRDNRINRIWEGTNEINRLLIVDMLTKRAMKNRLPVLAAAQKVAGELLTLRPKIDTDDGKLTMQKEMVEMAKKIGLLVAGAAVQKYMAKLAEEQEILGLISDIVIEVFAMESALLRALKTMERGDEERAKIQKAMVQVYVNDGFNRVEDYARQALSAIAEGDTLRTQLSALKKLTRFTPVNTIALRRAIADYTVKVGRYPF; via the coding sequence ATGGACGACTTCATAAAGGGAGGGTCATTTTTGCTCGAATCCATTTCTCCTCAGGACGTTTTTACCCCGGAGGAGTTCAGCGAGGAGCAACGGTTGATCGGCAAGGCGGCCATGGAGTTCGTCACCGGAGAGCTGGAGCCCGTAAAGGAGGAGGTCGAGACCCAAAAGGAGGGATTGCTTCCGGGGCTTCTCAAGAAAGCCGGGGAGTTGGGATTCCTCTCCGGGGACATTCCAGAAGAGTACGGAGGGCAGGCCCTCGATAAGGTGAGCATCATCCTCCTAATGGAGAAGCTGGCCCAGGGAGGAGGCTCTTTCATGACCGCCTATGCGGTTCACACGGGGATCGGTTCTCTTCCCATCATCTTCTTCGGAAACAAAGACCAGAAGCGACGTTATCTTCCGAAGATCGCCACGGGGGAGATCCTCACCGCCTATGCCCTTACCGAACCGGAGGCAGGCTCCGATGCCCTAAATGCCAAGACCACCGCGGTGCTCAGCCCCGATGGGAAATATTATATCCTGAACGGACAGAAACAGTTCATCTCCAACGCTGGATTCGCCGATCTCTTCGTCACCTACGCCAAGGTGGACGGGACGAAGTTCACCTCCTTCATCGTCGAAAGGAAGTTCGAGGGCGTCTCCCTCGACGAGGAAGAGAACAAGATGGGGATGAAAGGGTCCTCCACCCGGAGCGTCATCTTCACCGATGCCAAGGTGCCGGTGGAGAATGTGCTGGGAGAGATCGGGAGGGGGCACGTGGTGGCCTTCAACACGCTCAACATCGGCCGGTTCAAGTTAGGCGGAGGATGTCTGGGGGCCTCCAAGTATGCCCTCCAAGGCGCGGTCACCTATGCCAAGCAGAGGGTCCAGTTCGGCAGGCCGATCGCCGAGTTCGGGATGATCAAGCATAAGATCGCGGAGATGGCCATCCGGACCTTCACGACGGAGAGCATGGTCTACCGGACCGCAGCCCTGATCGACCGGATCCTTCAGAAGATCGATCACAACGCCGAGGATGCCGGCATCCAGATGGCCAACGGGATCGAAGAGTATGCCATCGAGGATTCGATCAACAAGGTCTATTCCTCCGAGATGGCCGACTATATCGTGGACGAGGCCCTTCAGATCCACGGCGGATATGGTTATATCCACGATTATGAAATCGAAAGGGGCTACCGGGACAACCGGATCAACCGGATCTGGGAAGGGACGAACGAGATCAACCGGCTCCTCATCGTCGATATGCTGACCAAACGGGCGATGAAGAACCGGCTCCCCGTGCTGGCCGCGGCCCAGAAAGTGGCAGGCGAGTTACTCACCCTTCGGCCCAAGATCGATACGGACGACGGAAAACTCACCATGCAGAAGGAGATGGTGGAGATGGCCAAGAAGATCGGCCTGCTCGTGGCAGGGGCCGCCGTTCAGAAATACATGGCAAAGTTGGCGGAGGAGCAGGAGATCCTGGGGCTGATCAGCGACATCGTCATCGAGGTCTTTGCGATGGAGAGCGCCTTGCTGAGGGCCCTCAAGACGATGGAGAGGGGGGATGAGGAAAGGGCCAAGATCCAGAAGGCCATGGTCCAGGTCTACGTGAATGACGGGTTCAACCGGGTCGAAGATTATGCGCGACAGGCCCTTTCTGCCATTGCGGAAGGAGATACGCTCCGGACCCAGCTTTCGGCCCTGAAGAAGCTCACCCGGTTCACCCCCGTGAATACCATCGCCTTGAGAAGGGCGATCGCGGATTACACGGTGAAGGTGGGAAGATATCCCTTTTGA
- a CDS encoding TetR/AcrR family transcriptional regulator, whose product MESEKRAQILNLAKKRFERFGFNKTTVDEIAKDAGISKRTLYQEFENKAKILEELLMFEALSVRKAILNQIGKISSPAEKLQTYIRLSNKYLEQNPFIVNVLNDASGFYAPFLKDKPHIIEKGIEEIFTSILKEGIEKGAFRRMDARVVGHFLFLLFKGFTYGRPNIATPVGTNQINEFIQFILQGVGAKHSESGGSP is encoded by the coding sequence ATGGAATCGGAGAAGAGGGCCCAGATTTTAAATCTTGCGAAGAAGAGGTTTGAGCGTTTCGGGTTCAACAAGACGACCGTCGATGAAATTGCCAAGGACGCGGGAATCTCCAAAAGGACCCTTTACCAGGAGTTCGAGAACAAGGCCAAAATCCTCGAAGAACTCCTCATGTTCGAGGCCCTTTCGGTGAGGAAGGCCATCCTGAACCAGATCGGCAAGATTTCCAGCCCCGCCGAGAAACTTCAGACCTATATCCGGTTGTCCAATAAATATCTGGAACAGAACCCTTTCATCGTGAACGTCTTGAACGATGCCTCCGGGTTCTACGCGCCCTTTCTCAAAGATAAACCCCATATCATCGAAAAGGGGATCGAGGAGATTTTCACCTCCATCTTGAAGGAGGGGATCGAAAAGGGTGCCTTCCGAAGGATGGACGCAAGGGTCGTCGGCCACTTCCTCTTCCTGCTGTTTAAAGGATTTACCTACGGAAGGCCGAATATCGCCACTCCTGTCGGAACGAACCAGATCAACGAGTTCATCCAATTCATTTTGCAAGGGGTAGGGGCAAAGCATTCGGAGTCAGGGGGGAGCCCCTAA
- a CDS encoding acetyl-CoA C-acyltransferase, with protein MREAVVVSAVRTAVGKAPRGTLKDTRPDDVGALVIREAVNRVPGLKLEDVDDIVIGCAFPESDQGLNLARVLAMRAGFPYTVPGQTVNRFCSSGLQAIATAAYEIMVGATDVMLAGGVEFMSQVPIMGLTPSPNPYLVDHYPQVYTSMGLTAENVAERFGITREEQDRFALLSHQKAAKAIQEGKFKEEILPVPAKVKEVKEDGTVIVKEVIFDTDEGVRFDASLEAMAALKPVFKAKGTVTAGNSSQTSDGAAALVLMSKERAEALGVKPMAVFRAFAVAGVPPEVMGIGPAYAIPKVLKKAGLKLEDIGLIELNEAFASQAYYVVRELGLNLDIVNVNGGAIAMGHPLGCTGAKLTTTLLYEMRRRKVRYGLVSMCIGGGMGAAGIFERTE; from the coding sequence ATGAGGGAAGCGGTGGTGGTTTCGGCGGTCAGGACGGCGGTAGGGAAAGCCCCCAGGGGGACCCTCAAAGATACGCGACCGGACGATGTGGGCGCCCTCGTCATCCGCGAGGCGGTCAATCGCGTCCCTGGGCTGAAATTGGAAGACGTGGACGATATCGTCATCGGCTGCGCCTTTCCGGAATCGGATCAAGGGCTCAATCTCGCCCGGGTGCTGGCCATGCGGGCTGGGTTTCCCTATACCGTGCCCGGGCAGACGGTGAACCGGTTCTGCTCCTCTGGCCTTCAGGCCATTGCCACGGCAGCCTACGAGATCATGGTCGGGGCGACCGATGTGATGCTTGCCGGCGGCGTGGAGTTTATGAGCCAGGTGCCCATCATGGGGTTAACCCCCTCTCCCAATCCCTATCTCGTGGATCATTATCCTCAGGTCTATACCTCGATGGGACTGACCGCGGAGAACGTGGCGGAGCGGTTCGGCATCACCCGGGAAGAGCAGGATCGTTTTGCCCTCCTGAGCCACCAGAAGGCGGCCAAGGCCATCCAAGAAGGCAAGTTCAAGGAGGAGATCCTCCCCGTCCCGGCAAAGGTGAAGGAGGTCAAAGAGGACGGCACGGTCATCGTCAAAGAGGTGATCTTCGATACGGACGAAGGGGTTCGATTCGATGCCTCCTTGGAGGCCATGGCCGCCTTGAAACCCGTCTTCAAGGCCAAAGGGACGGTGACGGCGGGAAACTCCTCCCAGACGAGCGACGGGGCCGCGGCCCTGGTCCTGATGTCGAAGGAGAGGGCAGAGGCCCTTGGCGTCAAACCAATGGCCGTCTTTCGGGCCTTTGCCGTTGCCGGGGTTCCTCCGGAGGTGATGGGCATCGGTCCGGCCTATGCCATTCCAAAGGTGCTGAAAAAGGCCGGTCTAAAATTGGAGGATATCGGCCTGATCGAGCTGAACGAGGCCTTTGCCTCACAGGCCTATTATGTGGTGAGGGAGCTGGGTCTCAATCTCGATATCGTCAATGTGAATGGCGGGGCGATCGCCATGGGCCATCCCCTCGGATGCACGGGGGCCAAACTCACCACCACCCTCCTCTACGAGATGCGGCGGAGGAAGGTGCGCTACGGTCTGGTCTCCATGTGCATCGGTGGAGGGATGGGAGCGGCCGGGATCTTCGAGAGAACGGAGTGA
- a CDS encoding trypsin-like peptidase domain-containing protein, with the protein MGLDRSKKTILTLSILLLALLALGRPALSITEDEKNNIAVYEKAADGVVNITSIAVQFDFFFNPFPAQGSGSGTIIDTKGHILTNHHVVANAQKLEVTLADGSKWPAKLIGSDPDNDLAVIKIEAPRERLKVVPMGDSKNLRIGQKVLAIGNPFGFERTLTTGVISSLGRTIRSEVGTMIEDVIQTDAAINPGNSGGPLLNSDGEVIGINTAIISPSGGSVGIGFAIPVNTAKKVIPELIAKGYVSYPWIGATIQPLLPEVAKYLKLNVERGAMIAEVVKGGPADKAGLKGGTQRVQVGNMIVVIGGDVVVKADQQEIRSHDELIRFIREKKPNETVTLRVLRKGRFEDVKVTLGERPRRR; encoded by the coding sequence ATGGGTCTTGACAGGTCGAAGAAAACAATTCTCACCCTTTCCATCCTACTCCTCGCATTGCTCGCCCTCGGAAGGCCAGCCCTCTCCATCACCGAAGATGAGAAGAACAATATCGCGGTCTATGAGAAGGCGGCCGATGGCGTGGTCAATATCACCAGCATCGCCGTCCAGTTCGATTTCTTCTTCAACCCCTTTCCGGCACAGGGGTCGGGCTCCGGTACGATCATCGATACAAAGGGCCACATCTTGACGAATCATCATGTGGTGGCCAACGCCCAGAAACTGGAGGTCACCCTCGCCGATGGATCGAAGTGGCCTGCCAAATTGATCGGCTCCGACCCGGATAACGACCTCGCCGTGATCAAGATCGAGGCTCCCCGGGAGAGGTTGAAGGTGGTTCCCATGGGCGATTCGAAGAACTTGAGGATCGGGCAGAAGGTACTGGCCATCGGGAATCCCTTCGGATTCGAAAGGACCCTGACCACAGGGGTCATCAGCTCCCTGGGCCGGACGATCCGATCCGAGGTCGGGACGATGATCGAAGATGTGATCCAGACCGATGCGGCCATCAACCCTGGCAATTCCGGCGGTCCCCTGCTCAACTCCGATGGAGAGGTCATCGGGATCAACACGGCCATCATCAGCCCCTCCGGCGGAAGCGTGGGCATCGGATTTGCCATCCCGGTCAACACGGCCAAGAAGGTGATCCCGGAGTTGATCGCCAAAGGGTATGTCTCCTATCCCTGGATCGGGGCTACCATCCAGCCGCTCCTCCCCGAGGTGGCCAAATATTTGAAGTTAAACGTCGAACGGGGGGCGATGATCGCAGAGGTGGTCAAGGGGGGTCCTGCGGATAAAGCTGGATTAAAGGGAGGCACCCAGAGGGTCCAGGTGGGGAACATGATCGTCGTGATCGGGGGCGACGTGGTCGTCAAGGCCGATCAACAGGAAATCCGATCCCATGACGAACTGATCCGCTTCATCCGCGAGAAGAAACCGAACGAGACGGTCACCCTCAGGGTGCTACGGAAAGGAAGATTTGAAGATGTGAAGGTCACCCTCGGCGAGCGGCCGAGGAGGAGGTAA